GGTGGAGCGGGAGCAGCTCTCAGCCTCACAGAGCCTGCCGGGCAGTTGTGACTTGGAGGAGTGTGGTGAGTGGCAGCCCCAGCCCTTCCTTGTGCTGTCAGGGAGCTGCCTGTGGCAGCCTCATTCCCTCGGTTTCATCCTGCAACCGAGTCATTCTACAGAGCTGGGCAAAGGCCTGCTCTTTGGGCTTGGCACCTGAGCCCACTCGGCCTGAGCGAGGCTCTTGGATCTCTCTTCCCAGCTCCCAACACTGGACAGTGCCTGCTGTGCGCACCTCCCACAGAGCCCTGGGACCAGACCCTGGGAGTAACCAACTTTCCCAGAAAGGCCAGCCGCAAGCCCCCCAGGGAGGAGTGCTCTGCCATCTGTGTTCTGGAGCAGCCCAAGGCCCTTGGGGATGCCCGCATTCTGCTGGTGCAGAGGCCCAACTCAGGTACCTGGATCCTGGGAGTGCAGGGAGGTGGCATGAGCAACAGGGAAGAAATGGAGGCAGCAGCAGCTAAGGCCCCACCCATTTCTGGCTGCCCTTCCTCTCAGGTCTGCTGGCAGGACTGTGGGAGTTCCCATCCGTGAATGTGAATGCAGAAGCCTCAGGGCAGCATCAGCGGGAGGCCCTGCTACAGGAACTGCGGAGTTGGGTTGGGTCCCTCCCCGACACCCGCCTTCAGCATCTGGGGCAGGTGAGTGAGGAGAGGAGTGACCAGGAATGATGGCTTCTGTGGCCACATCTCCGGGTCTGTTTCAGCCTCTTGGCACCCCCTAGGTGGTCCACACTTTCTCTCACATCAAGATGACATACCAAGTATATGGTCTGGCCCTGGAAGAACACACCCCAGTGACCATTGTACCACCTGGCGCTCGCTGGCTGACCCGGGAGGACTTTCACACTGCAGCCGTCTCCACCGCCATGAAAAAGGTACTACCTTTGTTGTCTTCGTTGTGTTTTTTCGTGTTCCCTGCATTTTCTAAGTAAACCTATTActatgtaaacaaatgaaaaacatatcTTAAACAAAAGTGCCGGGGCATGAAGTTAAGGGTAGAATACAGAGGTTTGTCTCTTTGGGGGAAAGATGCCAGCCCTGCGCTTCCCTCGTCTCGTCTAGGTGTTCCGCATGTATGAGGGCCAACAGCCTGGCACCTGCAAGGTGAGTCTTTTGGCCCTCACCCAGCCATCTCTCCCCAGGGCCAAATCTACAGGTTTTCAGTGAGTTAAGTGATGCATGTTTGGGTGAACAGTCTCCATGACAGAGTTCACTGGGGCGAGAGGAATAGTTCTTGACCTGGAGACCTTACAGGTAGAGGGGACAGGAGCAAATGATGGAGACAGTAGTGTCACAGTGTGTGAAATGTTTGTACTCAGTTTTGTGGGATATGAAGTGGGGAGCTGTCATTTCTATCTAGGAGACAAGAGTCAGGAATGGATGCTTGGAAGAAGCAACTGGTAATCTAGGTCCTAGAACTAAATTATTTTCTCCAGGTTCGGAAGGAGAATCAGCAGTAAAGATGTTCTTTCCTGGCCCAAGAGTAGTGTGAGCCACGGTGAAGTACAGTACAACCTGTAAGCCGTTGGATTAGTTGGAGTTGTTAGCAGGACTGGCCCAGGCCAGTTAACACCAGGCCCTAAAGGATTTTGGGTGGAGAGAGGAGTCAGATTTGCATGTTAGGAAGACTGCCTCAGGCTGCCTTTTAAAGAGTTGGTTGGTTGAAGAGTTAGATACTGGAAACAGGATGGAAGGTTTACAGTATTAAGGCTAGAATCTGAGCTAGATCAGtggtgtggggggcggggtggaagGAGAAGACTCTACTGTCACCTCGGTGTTTCCTTTGTCTTCTGCACAGGGTTCCAAAAGATCCCAGGTGGCCACCCTGTCCAAATGGAAAAAGCCCAGCCCAGGCCAGCAAGTCCTGGAGAGTTTCTTTCGGCCCCAGGTCCCCACTGATGCACCCAGCCTCAACAGTGCAGCCCAGTGATGCCT
This portion of the Cervus canadensis isolate Bull #8, Minnesota chromosome 2, ASM1932006v1, whole genome shotgun sequence genome encodes:
- the MUTYH gene encoding adenine DNA glycosylase isoform X4; this translates as MKKPRAAVGNRSGRRKQASSQEGKKKCAFSSSQSKLSASSGTIPEFSETPAGLARQQKALLQASVSPYHLFRDVAEVTAFQESLLGWYDRKKRDLPWRRLVEGEVDLDRRAYAVWVSEVMLQQTQVATVINYYTRWMQKWPTLQDLASASLEEVNQLWAGLGYYSRGRWLQEGARKVVEELGGHMPRTAETLQRFLPGVGRYTAGAIASIAFGQVEREQLSASQSLPGSCDLEECAPNTGQCLLCAPPTEPWDQTLGVTNFPRKASRKPPREECSAICVLEQPKALGDARILLVQRPNSGLLAGLWEFPSVNVNAEASGQHQREALLQELRSWVGSLPDTRLQHLGQVVHTFSHIKMTYQVYGLALEEHTPVTIVPPGARWLTREDFHTAAVSTAMKKVFRMYEGQQPGTCKGSKRSQVATLSKWKKPSPGQQVLESFFRPQVPTDAPSLNSAAQ